In Streptomyces sp. P9-A4, a single window of DNA contains:
- a CDS encoding ABC transporter substrate-binding protein: MVPSYSRAPRHGLMRAPRAAALALTGALVLVPSLTGCQGAAVSDDAPAANGPVRIGVIVPLTGPVSQVGTALRDGLELAVKKVNADGGIGGRPVEYVVVDDAGDPANSTQLARRLVRQDKVTMLFGTITGDTAEAVGRVADEAKVPFGTAILGDTEHCFPYQWGFGESTRQMLTPAVPALIAKYGKKVAVVGSDYNYPRFYAGIAEKLVKDAGGTTVASEFSPLGQTDWQPVIKRIGSADPDLVLSMVVGADAVTFSKQAQQFGLLTPGLGYEGAPLDADFYPALAPLVEGRTHTVRWSDGLEDAESRAFTASYRSAYGWKAPIPEVAGNAYFGVRFFLGAAAKAGTTDPQAVNKAIGEFRYDSPLGKGTRFHPANHVLQADMQDVTIGAGGAYKVTKTHPMVADETPKKGCS; encoded by the coding sequence ATGGTTCCGTCGTACTCCCGCGCCCCTCGGCACGGCCTGATGCGCGCGCCCCGGGCGGCGGCGCTCGCCCTGACCGGCGCCCTCGTCCTCGTTCCCTCGCTCACCGGATGTCAGGGGGCCGCCGTCTCCGACGACGCCCCGGCCGCGAACGGTCCGGTACGGATCGGGGTGATCGTGCCGCTGACCGGCCCGGTCTCCCAGGTCGGCACGGCGCTCCGCGACGGTCTCGAACTGGCCGTCAAGAAGGTGAACGCCGACGGCGGGATCGGCGGCCGGCCCGTCGAGTACGTCGTGGTCGACGACGCGGGCGACCCGGCCAACTCCACCCAGCTCGCCCGCCGGCTGGTCCGGCAGGACAAGGTGACGATGCTGTTCGGCACGATCACCGGCGACACGGCGGAGGCCGTCGGCCGGGTCGCCGACGAGGCCAAGGTGCCCTTCGGCACCGCGATCCTAGGCGACACCGAGCACTGCTTCCCGTACCAGTGGGGCTTCGGCGAGTCGACCCGGCAGATGCTGACCCCGGCGGTGCCCGCGCTGATCGCGAAGTACGGCAAGAAGGTCGCGGTCGTCGGCTCCGACTACAACTACCCGCGCTTCTACGCGGGCATCGCGGAGAAGCTGGTGAAGGACGCGGGCGGCACGACCGTCGCCTCCGAGTTCAGCCCGCTCGGCCAGACCGACTGGCAGCCCGTGATCAAGCGGATCGGCTCGGCCGACCCCGACCTCGTGCTCTCCATGGTCGTCGGCGCGGACGCCGTGACGTTCAGCAAGCAGGCGCAGCAGTTCGGCCTGCTCACCCCGGGCCTCGGCTACGAGGGCGCGCCGCTGGACGCCGACTTCTATCCGGCGCTCGCCCCGCTGGTCGAGGGCCGCACCCACACGGTCCGCTGGAGCGACGGCCTGGAGGACGCCGAGAGCCGCGCGTTCACGGCCTCCTACCGGTCCGCGTACGGCTGGAAGGCGCCGATCCCCGAGGTCGCGGGCAACGCCTACTTCGGTGTCCGCTTCTTCCTGGGCGCCGCGGCGAAGGCCGGCACGACCGACCCGCAGGCCGTCAACAAGGCGATCGGTGAGTTCCGCTACGACAGCCCGCTGGGCAAGGGGACCCGGTTCCACCCGGCGAACCACGTCCTCCAGGCCGACATGCAGGACGTCACCATCGGCGCCGGCGGTGCCTACAAGGTGACGAAGACCCACCCGATGGTCGCCGACGAGACCCCGAAGAAGGGCTGCTCGTGA
- a CDS encoding ABC transporter ATP-binding protein — MMSLELTALAGGYGQAAVVHPTDLTVRAGEVTALIGRNGAGKTTLLRTVFGLADRHGGTVVLDGRKLPPGRPDLLAAAGGTLMPEDRGVFPSLTVAENLRLARRRDFSPAVDPYEVFPLLTDRAGQLSGSLSGGQKQQLGIARAMLAGRSLIAVDELTQGLQPSVVTDVLDALGAIAEAGVAVLLVDQHAGALLDRSHHAVAMEAGRVVLDAPNGPGLRDRLDEILAVR; from the coding sequence ATGATGAGCCTCGAACTGACCGCGCTGGCCGGCGGGTACGGACAGGCCGCCGTCGTCCACCCGACCGACCTCACCGTACGGGCGGGCGAGGTCACCGCCCTCATCGGCCGCAACGGCGCGGGCAAGACCACACTGCTCCGCACCGTCTTCGGTCTCGCCGACCGGCACGGCGGCACCGTCGTCCTGGACGGCCGGAAGCTGCCCCCGGGCCGACCGGACCTGCTCGCGGCGGCCGGAGGCACCCTGATGCCCGAGGACCGCGGAGTGTTCCCCTCCCTGACGGTCGCCGAGAACCTGCGGCTCGCCCGCCGCCGCGACTTCTCCCCGGCGGTGGACCCGTACGAGGTGTTCCCGCTGCTCACCGACCGGGCCGGACAGCTCTCCGGGAGCCTGTCCGGCGGGCAGAAGCAGCAACTGGGCATCGCACGGGCGATGCTGGCCGGCCGCAGCCTGATCGCGGTGGACGAACTCACCCAGGGCCTCCAGCCGTCCGTGGTCACGGACGTCCTGGACGCGCTCGGCGCGATCGCCGAGGCCGGGGTCGCCGTCCTCCTCGTGGACCAGCACGCGGGCGCGCTCCTCGACCGCAGCCACCACGCGGTGGCGATGGAGGCCGGGCGGGTCGTGCTCGACGCGCCGAACGGCCCCGGCCTGCGCGACCGCCTCGACGAGATCCTCGCGGTCCGCTGA
- a CDS encoding branched-chain amino acid ABC transporter ATP-binding protein/permease: protein MTTSTVPPAVPPSGAGSGSPSAAPFVPPGAKGAAGAGARGERLRRILRVVLPAATVAGLLAAPFGLDAFALATLTLGLCHGLFAYGLDLSWGRAGLLSVGHAAFFGLGAYAVALAQEHELSVSLTVPAAVLAAVAIAIPVVRVGLAAPVPDAPLILLTIGVGLLLQRAATTLTPVTGGTNGLSVSGTDVVTSYYFTLGAVACVVGVCALFLVRGRFGARLIAAARNPERAAQSGVDGPWVRSVAFGASAAVAALAGALYAPVAGLVSPTVFGLGLSTSVLIWLALGGRESTVGPFLGAVAVTVGQQFLGATWQGWYVLALAALFLLVVRLAPGGLTAAPRRLLAGPGPAVRLPASARRAGRGRTRTSDAEGRAGGGDAESAPPHSEDVESTGTDAGVDPLVLSGVRKAFGPVEVLSGVDLTVAPGQCVCLIGPNGAGKSTLLSVVAGQLASDSGTLRIFGTDAARLPVHRRVRLGVGRMFQIPSVLAELSPADNLDLARMDAPVTAELPAEFLDLAEDRVRPAGTLPLADRRRLELAMVLVAAPRLLLLDEPAAGLGPDDARRLTRELREVNRRTGCAMLVVEHDMEIVRELADEVVVLAGGGVLARGPLDTVAADPAVRAAYLGA from the coding sequence GTGACCACCTCCACCGTGCCTCCCGCGGTGCCTCCCTCCGGCGCGGGGTCCGGTTCCCCGTCCGCCGCTCCCTTCGTCCCGCCCGGGGCGAAGGGAGCGGCGGGGGCCGGGGCCCGGGGCGAGCGGCTGCGGCGGATCCTGCGGGTCGTGCTGCCCGCCGCGACCGTCGCCGGCCTCCTGGCCGCTCCCTTCGGCCTCGACGCCTTCGCCCTCGCCACGCTGACCCTGGGCCTGTGCCACGGGCTCTTCGCGTACGGCCTCGATCTGAGCTGGGGCAGGGCCGGGCTGCTGAGCGTCGGACACGCCGCGTTCTTCGGTCTGGGCGCCTACGCGGTGGCCCTCGCCCAGGAGCACGAGCTGTCCGTGTCGCTGACGGTCCCGGCAGCGGTCCTCGCCGCGGTGGCCATCGCGATACCCGTCGTCCGGGTGGGGCTCGCCGCCCCCGTGCCCGACGCGCCGCTGATCCTGCTCACGATCGGCGTCGGTCTGCTGCTCCAGCGGGCCGCGACCACGCTCACTCCGGTCACCGGCGGCACCAACGGCCTGTCCGTCTCCGGGACCGACGTGGTCACCTCGTACTACTTCACCCTCGGCGCCGTCGCCTGTGTGGTGGGCGTGTGCGCGCTGTTCCTCGTCCGCGGCCGGTTCGGCGCCCGTCTCATCGCGGCGGCCCGCAATCCGGAACGGGCCGCGCAGAGCGGTGTCGACGGGCCCTGGGTCCGCTCGGTCGCCTTCGGTGCGAGCGCCGCCGTCGCCGCCCTTGCGGGTGCGCTGTACGCCCCTGTCGCCGGGCTCGTCTCGCCGACGGTCTTCGGCCTCGGTCTGTCGACGTCGGTGCTGATCTGGCTGGCGCTCGGCGGGCGTGAGTCCACGGTGGGGCCGTTCCTCGGCGCCGTCGCCGTCACCGTGGGCCAGCAGTTCCTGGGCGCCACCTGGCAGGGCTGGTACGTGCTCGCCCTCGCCGCGCTGTTCCTGCTGGTCGTCCGGCTCGCGCCGGGCGGGCTCACGGCGGCCCCGCGCCGCCTGCTCGCCGGCCCCGGCCCGGCTGTCCGTCTGCCGGCGTCGGCCCGGCGCGCGGGCAGGGGACGTACGCGGACGAGCGACGCGGAGGGCCGCGCGGGAGGCGGGGACGCCGAGTCCGCGCCCCCGCACTCCGAGGACGTGGAATCCACGGGTACGGATGCCGGGGTCGACCCGCTCGTCCTCTCCGGCGTCCGCAAGGCCTTCGGTCCCGTGGAGGTGCTCTCCGGGGTGGACCTGACGGTCGCCCCCGGGCAGTGCGTGTGTCTGATCGGGCCGAACGGCGCCGGGAAGAGCACCCTGCTCAGCGTCGTCGCCGGCCAGCTCGCATCGGACTCCGGCACGCTGCGGATCTTCGGCACCGACGCGGCCCGGCTGCCCGTCCACCGGCGGGTGCGGCTCGGAGTCGGCCGGATGTTCCAGATCCCCAGCGTCCTCGCCGAGCTGTCCCCGGCGGACAACCTCGACCTCGCCCGGATGGACGCCCCGGTCACCGCCGAACTGCCCGCCGAGTTCCTCGACCTGGCCGAGGACCGGGTGCGGCCCGCCGGCACCCTGCCGCTCGCCGACCGAAGACGACTGGAGCTCGCCATGGTGCTGGTCGCCGCACCCCGACTGCTGCTGCTCGACGAACCCGCCGCCGGACTCGGCCCGGACGACGCCCGCCGGCTCACCCGGGAACTGCGCGAGGTCAACCGCCGTACCGGCTGCGCGATGCTCGTCGTCGAGCACGACATGGAGATCGTGCGGGAGCTCGCCGACGAGGTCGTGGTCCTCGCCGGCGGCGGGGTCCTCGCCCGCGGCCCGCTCGACACGGTGGCCGCCGACCCGGCGGTCCGCGCCGCCTACCTGGGGGCATGA